The Anopheles coluzzii chromosome 2, AcolN3, whole genome shotgun sequence genome window below encodes:
- the LOC120950372 gene encoding pre-mRNA-splicing factor 38B isoform X2, which produces MEFDNNGHGQQEYYCLQQTQHLQQSPHASNQASVPKKSTKQNNALPLWGNETSMNLNPLILANIQGSSYFKVSLFKLKTYHEVVDEIYYQVKHLEPWERGSRKTAGQTGMCGGVRGVGAGGIVSTAFCLLYKLYTLRLTRKQVNGLLSHGDSPYIRALGFMYLRYTQPPSDLFEWYEPYLLDEEEIDVKAGGGQIMTIGQMIRQWLTKLDWFSTLFPLAQPDRGGVSVGAKQNRGGLSGTSGVSRGCGPSTSTDERESFRFERAEESFKEKVDKRNVSAHCDRDARTTRYDQYGDDRHIRTRKDYRGKESDRDRDRDRYREKERVKERHRERDRDRERDRSRDRSPDRKDYRERDHHHRDRRHR; this is translated from the exons ATGGAATTTGATAACA ATGGACATGGACAGCAAGAGTATTATTGTTTGCAGCAAACTCAGCACCTTCAGCAAAGTCCGCATGCATCGAATCAAGCAAGTGTTCCCAAAAAATCAACGAAGCAAAATAATGCGCTACCACTCTGGGGGAATGAAACATCGATGAACTTGAACCCTTTAATTCTTGCGAACATACAGGGTTCGAGTTATTTTAAAG TGTCCTTGTTTAAGCTGAAGACTTACCATGAAGTTGTAGACGAAATATACTATCAAGTGAAACACTTGGAACCATGGGAAAGAGGCTCTCGCAAAACCGCGGGTCAGACAGGAATGTGTGGAGGA GTTAGAGGCGTCGGAGCTGGAGGGATCGTTTCAACTGCTTTTTGTCTGCTCTACAAACTTTACACTTTACGATTAACACGAAAACAAGTTAATGGACTACTGTCTCACGGCGATTCCCCCTACATACGAGCATTAG GTTTTATGTACTTGCGATACACTCAACCACCATCTGATCTGTTTGAATGGTATGAGCCGTACCTGTTAGATGAAGAGGAGATTGATGTCAAAGCTGGCGGAGGACAG ATAATGACCATAGGACAAATGATACGGCAATGGTTGACAAAACTTGACTGGTTTTCAACATTATTCCCAC TTGCACAACCGGATCGCGGTGGTGTATCCGTCGGTGCGAAACAAAATCGTGGAGGATTGTCAGGAACGTCAGGCGTTTCCAGGGGTTGCGGGCCGAGCACATCTACAGACGAGCGAGAATCATTTCGTTTTGAACGGGCTGAGGAATCATTTAAAGAAAAAGTTGATAAACGAAATGTGTCTGCACACTGTGATCGAGATGCACGGACGACTCGTTACGACCAGTATGGTGATGATCGACACATTCGTACTCGCAAAGATTATCGTGGGAAAGAATCGGATCGTGATAGAGATCGTGATAGGTacagagaaaaagaaagagttAAAGAAAGACACAGGGaacgtgatcgtgatcgtgaacGCGACCGATCGCGGGATCGCAGTCCTGATCGTAAAGATTATCGTGAAcgcgatcatcatcaccgtgATCGAAGACACCGTTGA
- the LOC120950372 gene encoding pre-mRNA-splicing factor 38B isoform X1 — MEFDNNGHGQQEYYCLQQTQHLQQSPHASNQASVPKKSTKQNNALPLWGNETSMNLNPLILANIQGSSYFKVSLFKLKTYHEVVDEIYYQVKHLEPWERGSRKTAGQTGMCGGVRGVGAGGIVSTAFCLLYKLYTLRLTRKQVNGLLSHGDSPYIRALGFMYLRYTQPPSDLFEWYEPYLLDEEEIDVKAGGGQIMTIGQMIRQWLTKLDWFSTLFPRIPVPIQKQIDGKLDNYAKENGVSFAVAQPDRGGVSVGAKQNRGGLSGTSGVSRGCGPSTSTDERESFRFERAEESFKEKVDKRNVSAHCDRDARTTRYDQYGDDRHIRTRKDYRGKESDRDRDRDRYREKERVKERHRERDRDRERDRSRDRSPDRKDYRERDHHHRDRRHR; from the exons ATGGAATTTGATAACA ATGGACATGGACAGCAAGAGTATTATTGTTTGCAGCAAACTCAGCACCTTCAGCAAAGTCCGCATGCATCGAATCAAGCAAGTGTTCCCAAAAAATCAACGAAGCAAAATAATGCGCTACCACTCTGGGGGAATGAAACATCGATGAACTTGAACCCTTTAATTCTTGCGAACATACAGGGTTCGAGTTATTTTAAAG TGTCCTTGTTTAAGCTGAAGACTTACCATGAAGTTGTAGACGAAATATACTATCAAGTGAAACACTTGGAACCATGGGAAAGAGGCTCTCGCAAAACCGCGGGTCAGACAGGAATGTGTGGAGGA GTTAGAGGCGTCGGAGCTGGAGGGATCGTTTCAACTGCTTTTTGTCTGCTCTACAAACTTTACACTTTACGATTAACACGAAAACAAGTTAATGGACTACTGTCTCACGGCGATTCCCCCTACATACGAGCATTAG GTTTTATGTACTTGCGATACACTCAACCACCATCTGATCTGTTTGAATGGTATGAGCCGTACCTGTTAGATGAAGAGGAGATTGATGTCAAAGCTGGCGGAGGACAG ATAATGACCATAGGACAAATGATACGGCAATGGTTGACAAAACTTGACTGGTTTTCAACATTATTCCCACGTATACCTGTTCCAATTCAAAAGCAAATTGATGGAAAACTTGACAAttatgcaaaagaaaatggtGTTTCATTCGCAGTTGCACAACCGGATCGCGGTGGTGTATCCGTCGGTGCGAAACAAAATCGTGGAGGATTGTCAGGAACGTCAGGCGTTTCCAGGGGTTGCGGGCCGAGCACATCTACAGACGAGCGAGAATCATTTCGTTTTGAACGGGCTGAGGAATCATTTAAAGAAAAAGTTGATAAACGAAATGTGTCTGCACACTGTGATCGAGATGCACGGACGACTCGTTACGACCAGTATGGTGATGATCGACACATTCGTACTCGCAAAGATTATCGTGGGAAAGAATCGGATCGTGATAGAGATCGTGATAGGTacagagaaaaagaaagagttAAAGAAAGACACAGGGaacgtgatcgtgatcgtgaacGCGACCGATCGCGGGATCGCAGTCCTGATCGTAAAGATTATCGTGAAcgcgatcatcatcaccgtgATCGAAGACACCGTTGA